In Abyssicoccus albus, the following proteins share a genomic window:
- a CDS encoding YitT family protein, whose product MKFTQDTLFNISSVIIGSFIFAIGVNTFMIAGELGEGGVTGISLILLYAFGISPAISSFLINLVLLFVGYKYLSKRSMNYTILAIIMISLFLHFTESWQIETDQLLINTVFGGLFVGIGIGLIVRIGATTAGTTILARLINKHFEISIPIALLIFDLMIVAVSVTVIPLENVLLTVIALYVATKTMDFIIEGMNPKKAVTIISDRPDFIARQVTQYIGRGVTIMNGRGYYTQEDKDILYVVITKNQLTRVKRLIAEYDENAFVVVHDVNDVLGNYFYKQMM is encoded by the coding sequence ATGAAGTTCACTCAAGATACTCTATTTAATATCTCATCTGTCATCATTGGTTCATTCATATTTGCCATTGGTGTAAATACATTTATGATCGCTGGCGAGCTTGGAGAAGGTGGTGTCACAGGTATTTCTCTTATATTACTTTATGCATTCGGTATTTCACCTGCGATTTCATCATTTCTTATTAACTTAGTATTGCTTTTTGTCGGATATAAATATTTAAGTAAGCGCTCTATGAATTATACAATTCTAGCCATTATAATGATTTCTTTATTCCTTCATTTCACTGAGTCATGGCAAATTGAAACTGATCAACTATTAATTAATACGGTGTTCGGTGGTTTATTTGTTGGAATTGGTATAGGACTTATTGTTAGAATCGGTGCAACAACTGCTGGGACAACGATCTTAGCTAGATTAATAAACAAACATTTCGAAATCAGTATTCCTATTGCACTTCTTATTTTTGATTTAATGATCGTTGCGGTTTCAGTAACCGTCATACCATTAGAAAATGTTTTACTCACCGTGATTGCATTATATGTTGCAACTAAAACAATGGATTTCATCATCGAAGGGATGAATCCGAAAAAAGCAGTAACAATTATATCAGATCGTCCTGACTTCATCGCAAGACAAGTTACACAATATATAGGGCGCGGTGTGACGATCATGAATGGTCGCGGATACTACACTCAAGAAGATAAAGATATTCTATATGTCGTTATTACTAAGAACCAATTAACACGTGTTAAAAGACTGATCGCTGAATACGATGAAAATGCTTTCGTTGTCGTACATGATGTAAATGATGTACTTGGAAATTATTTTTATAAACAGATGATGTAG
- the nagA gene encoding N-acetylglucosamine-6-phosphate deacetylase, which produces MIIAGGTICSENRQIKNGAIEIEGKKIKAIYNNVNDLVVDLHIDDDALIIPGAIDTHIHGANSFDTMDATFESLEGLSNYLPSTGTTSFMPTTMTTDISSINNALNTVYQYQEKVSGACIIGVHLEGPFISPVYPGAQDPKHIMKPTHNHLYSLVSKYPGLIKQMTFAPEEVEDSSFYQLINDNGIVPSFGHTNATADQLKNTSINKATHLYNAMRPLHHRELGVVGYSLMNDDIDVELIVDGIHITEDVVHFTYKSKSSERIILITDSMRAAGLSDGDYDLGGQPVYVKDQKATLRDGTIAGSTLTMNQALKNMHRYTQCDINALIEMSATNPAKLFNLYDRKGSISVGKDADLVIYDQNFKVLYTFVEGQLVYTSKEN; this is translated from the coding sequence ATGATAATTGCAGGTGGAACAATTTGTTCAGAGAATCGTCAAATTAAAAATGGTGCTATTGAGATAGAGGGTAAAAAAATTAAAGCAATTTACAACAACGTTAATGATTTAGTGGTGGATCTGCATATCGATGATGATGCACTCATTATTCCTGGGGCGATAGATACACATATTCACGGCGCAAATTCCTTTGATACGATGGATGCTACATTTGAAAGCTTAGAAGGATTATCAAATTATTTACCAAGCACAGGTACGACTTCATTTATGCCGACAACAATGACGACTGACATATCTTCAATCAATAATGCATTGAACACTGTGTATCAATATCAAGAAAAAGTATCTGGCGCATGCATTATCGGTGTCCATCTTGAAGGTCCATTCATTTCACCGGTCTATCCTGGTGCCCAAGATCCAAAGCATATAATGAAACCAACACATAATCATTTGTATTCATTGGTTTCAAAGTATCCTGGTTTAATAAAACAAATGACGTTCGCACCTGAAGAAGTTGAGGATTCTTCTTTTTATCAATTAATAAATGACAATGGAATTGTCCCATCATTTGGTCATACGAACGCCACAGCAGATCAGTTAAAGAATACAAGTATTAATAAAGCGACACATCTGTACAATGCAATGCGTCCGCTTCATCATCGTGAACTTGGTGTCGTTGGTTATAGCTTAATGAATGATGACATTGATGTTGAACTCATTGTCGATGGGATTCACATCACCGAAGATGTTGTTCACTTTACATATAAAAGTAAATCAAGTGAACGTATCATATTGATTACCGATAGTATGCGCGCAGCTGGTCTATCCGATGGCGATTATGACTTAGGAGGACAACCAGTGTATGTTAAAGATCAGAAAGCTACACTTCGAGATGGAACAATCGCTGGAAGTACTTTAACGATGAATCAAGCATTAAAAAATATGCATCGATATACTCAATGTGATATCAATGCATTAATTGAAATGTCAGCAACAAATCCTGCTAAACTATTTAATTTATATGATCGTAAAGGAAGCATTTCTGTCGGAAAAGATGCCGACTTAGTTATCTATGATCAAAATTTCAAAGTGTTATACACATTTGTTGAAGGTCAATTAGTCTATACAAGTAAGGAGAATTGA
- the pfkB gene encoding 1-phosphofructokinase has protein sequence MIYTITLNPSIDYVMFTQQMTVGELNRTTRTEKYAGGKGINVSRLLKTLEIDSTATGYIGGFTGRFILDELEKYDIKSQFITLDRDTRINVKIKSENETEINASGPIVNESQCKQLLDQINILTPNDLVVVSGSSAKGHGKTLYKEIAKLCNEKQIPFIIDAEKELATQTFEYKPLLYKPNIHELEAMFDTTFTSDEDIISHARKIIDQGVQTVIVSMGEDGALLITDNEVYKALTPTGEVINTVGAGDSTVAGFIYAREHQYNHLKTLKYAVASGSATAFSSDLAQKDEVLKLINEIKVQKLS, from the coding sequence ATGATCTATACAATCACTTTAAACCCATCTATCGATTATGTCATGTTCACTCAACAGATGACGGTTGGCGAACTAAATCGAACAACTCGAACAGAAAAATATGCTGGTGGCAAAGGGATTAACGTATCAAGATTGTTAAAAACGCTTGAAATAGATTCAACAGCCACTGGATATATCGGCGGCTTTACAGGTCGATTCATTCTTGATGAATTAGAGAAATATGACATCAAGTCACAATTTATAACACTCGACCGTGACACACGCATCAATGTCAAAATTAAATCTGAAAATGAGACCGAAATTAACGCTAGTGGCCCTATCGTCAATGAATCACAGTGCAAACAATTACTTGATCAAATTAACATACTAACACCTAATGATTTAGTCGTAGTATCAGGTAGTAGCGCTAAAGGTCACGGCAAAACACTTTACAAAGAAATTGCCAAACTTTGTAATGAAAAACAAATACCATTTATCATCGATGCCGAAAAAGAATTAGCAACCCAGACTTTCGAATATAAACCGCTACTCTATAAACCTAACATCCATGAACTTGAGGCAATGTTTGACACTACATTTACATCTGATGAAGATATTATTTCACATGCCCGCAAAATTATTGATCAAGGTGTTCAAACAGTTATCGTATCAATGGGTGAAGACGGTGCTCTATTAATTACCGATAATGAAGTATACAAAGCATTGACCCCAACAGGTGAAGTCATCAATACCGTCGGTGCTGGTGATTCGACTGTCGCTGGATTCATTTATGCCCGTGAGCACCAATATAATCACTTAAAGACATTGAAATACGCTGTCGCGAGTGGGAGTGCAACAGCGTTCAGTAGTGACCTTGCGCAAAAAGATGAAGTATTAAAATTGATTAATGAAATTAAAGTTCAAAAGTTATCATAG
- a CDS encoding Ohr family peroxiredoxin codes for MAKELFSTEMINTGGREGKVVSPSGKSEFTIKKPGGSDSESGTNTNPEQLFAAGYASCFNGALQLMLSNDNVEFNECKTSANVSLNDYAEGDDKDLRIAVTLKSEIDSLDEAKTKEYMEKAHAFCPYSKAIDGNVDVELTV; via the coding sequence ATGGCTAAAGAATTATTCTCAACAGAAATGATTAACACAGGTGGTCGTGAAGGTAAAGTTGTATCTCCATCAGGTAAAAGTGAATTTACAATTAAAAAACCAGGTGGTTCTGATTCTGAATCAGGGACAAATACAAACCCTGAACAATTATTCGCTGCTGGTTATGCTTCTTGTTTCAATGGTGCATTACAATTAATGCTTTCAAACGACAACGTTGAATTTAACGAATGTAAGACAAGCGCTAACGTTTCATTAAATGATTACGCTGAAGGTGATGATAAAGACTTACGCATCGCAGTAACATTGAAGTCAGAGATTGATAGTTTAGACGAAGCGAAGACTAAAGAATATATGGAAAAAGCACACGCATTCTGCCCTTATTCTAAAGCAATTGATGGCAACGTAGACGTTGAGTTAACAGTTTAA
- a CDS encoding DeoR/GlpR family DNA-binding transcription regulator, which yields MNLNQGDDIVLTVNRHEKILNYVNDYNSATLQQLCDLTGASESTIRRDLSTLESLNKLKRVHGGAQKITRQIIDQDMTIKQQLFHDEKVAIAKAASKLITEESLLFIDAGSSTYELIAFLPKHIHVVTNGLNHAHALLQQGINTTLVGGQIKMNTQAIIGYQAIKMLEQLNFDIAFIGANGIDLKAGFTTPDSLESNMKQVAISQSKQSFILADESKFNEIAFHRFAQLDECEIITNKDNPYIKQYSNMSSIHLSK from the coding sequence ATGAACTTAAATCAAGGGGATGATATAGTGCTAACAGTCAATCGACATGAAAAAATACTAAATTATGTAAACGATTATAATTCCGCAACACTTCAACAACTATGCGATTTAACAGGTGCAAGTGAATCAACAATTCGAAGAGACTTATCGACATTAGAATCATTAAATAAGCTCAAACGTGTGCACGGTGGTGCTCAAAAGATAACACGGCAAATTATTGATCAAGATATGACGATTAAGCAACAACTTTTTCATGATGAGAAAGTTGCAATCGCCAAAGCTGCAAGCAAATTGATTACAGAGGAAAGTTTATTATTTATTGATGCTGGTTCATCAACTTATGAGTTAATTGCTTTTTTACCTAAACATATTCATGTTGTAACGAATGGATTAAATCATGCCCATGCATTGTTACAACAAGGCATTAACACGACTCTAGTTGGAGGTCAAATTAAGATGAATACACAAGCGATTATCGGCTATCAAGCGATTAAAATGTTAGAACAACTTAATTTTGACATCGCTTTTATCGGTGCGAATGGTATTGACCTGAAAGCAGGCTTTACAACACCCGATAGTTTAGAATCCAACATGAAACAAGTTGCCATTAGTCAATCAAAACAAAGCTTTATTCTTGCCGATGAAAGTAAATTTAATGAAATTGCTTTTCATCGTTTTGCACAACTCGATGAATGTGAAATTATTACGAATAAAGATAATCCATATATCAAGCAATACTCAAATATGTCATCCATTCACCTATCAAAATAA
- a CDS encoding GNAT family N-acetyltransferase gives MIRKCTMNDLEQLRDIAHDTFDDTFRPQNKKENIDAYLKRTFTLDRVKEELVNPNSMFYFLVNDDGNHEDIIGYLKLNINDAQTESMGDDALEIERIYVRKEYHRNGYGQQLFDYAVMKSKLLERNFIWLGVWEKNQQAIEFYRAQGFDKIDAHSFMMGDEEQVDYIMKKSIPK, from the coding sequence ATGATTAGAAAATGTACGATGAATGATTTGGAACAATTAAGAGATATCGCACATGATACATTTGATGATACGTTCAGACCTCAAAATAAAAAAGAAAACATTGATGCTTATTTAAAACGAACGTTTACATTAGATCGAGTGAAAGAAGAGTTAGTAAACCCGAATTCAATGTTTTATTTTTTAGTGAATGACGATGGGAATCACGAGGATATTATTGGATATTTAAAGTTGAATATTAATGATGCTCAAACAGAATCTATGGGTGATGATGCTTTAGAGATTGAGAGAATATACGTGAGGAAAGAATACCATCGCAATGGGTATGGTCAACAATTGTTTGATTATGCTGTAATGAAATCTAAATTATTAGAACGTAATTTTATTTGGTTAGGCGTATGGGAGAAGAATCAACAAGCGATTGAATTTTATCGAGCACAGGGCTTTGATAAAATTGATGCGCATTCATTTATGATGGGTGATGAAGAACAAGTGGATTATATTATGAAAAAAAGTATTCCAAAGTAA
- the nagE gene encoding N-acetylglucosamine-specific PTS transporter subunit IIBC — MMAYLQRMGRSLMLPIAVLPAAALLLGFGYLITNLNGGEEMMISALMTKAGDAILGHIATLFAVGLAFGMAKEKDGAAAITGIVAFLTITTLLSPETVASLKGIDVESVDMAFENIEKNVFIGILSGLIAAATYNGFSQIKLPDFLAFFSGKRLPSIMVAGMMIIISLIMLFLWPILFGGLVAFGTSISELGAVGAGIYGFFNRLLIPVGLHHALNSVFWFDTVGINDIGNFWSGEGEKGITGRYQAGFFPVMMFGLPAACLAMYHTANKENKKMVGSLLSAAALTAFLTGVTEPIEFSFMFLAPVLYVIHALLMGLSLFMAASFQWIAGFAFSGGAIDFFLSSSLPLANKPYMLILQGLVFALIYYFVFRFAILKFDLKTPGRTQMKENVTDLNTLNKNQNSNDKYDQQAVGILKGLGGASNIKELNYCTTRLRLEVKDAKLINESQIKDAGAYGVKKISDENVHVVVGTHVEHVAEAFKKCLTKG, encoded by the coding sequence ATGATGGCATATTTACAAAGAATGGGTCGTTCATTAATGTTGCCAATTGCAGTATTGCCAGCTGCAGCCTTATTACTAGGCTTTGGATATTTAATTACTAATTTAAATGGTGGAGAAGAGATGATGATCTCAGCTTTAATGACAAAGGCTGGAGATGCCATTTTAGGGCATATTGCAACGTTATTTGCTGTTGGTTTAGCATTTGGTATGGCCAAGGAGAAAGACGGAGCGGCTGCAATCACTGGTATTGTTGCGTTCCTTACAATTACGACATTGTTGTCGCCTGAGACTGTGGCAAGTCTTAAAGGAATAGATGTTGAATCTGTTGATATGGCATTTGAAAATATAGAAAAGAACGTATTTATAGGGATATTATCTGGTTTAATTGCAGCAGCTACATATAATGGATTTAGTCAAATAAAGTTACCTGATTTTCTCGCGTTTTTTAGTGGTAAGAGGTTGCCATCAATTATGGTTGCTGGAATGATGATTATCATTTCTTTGATTATGTTATTTTTATGGCCAATATTGTTTGGTGGCTTAGTTGCTTTTGGTACTTCAATTAGTGAGCTTGGTGCTGTAGGTGCAGGAATATATGGGTTCTTTAATAGACTTTTAATACCTGTAGGCTTACATCATGCTTTAAATTCAGTATTTTGGTTTGATACAGTAGGAATTAATGACATTGGTAACTTCTGGAGTGGAGAAGGTGAGAAAGGTATTACTGGTCGATATCAAGCTGGTTTCTTCCCTGTAATGATGTTTGGTTTACCAGCAGCGTGTTTAGCGATGTATCATACTGCAAATAAAGAAAATAAAAAGATGGTTGGATCATTACTATCAGCAGCGGCATTAACTGCATTTTTAACGGGTGTAACAGAGCCGATTGAATTCTCATTTATGTTCTTAGCCCCAGTTTTATATGTAATACATGCGCTATTAATGGGATTATCTTTATTTATGGCAGCATCTTTTCAATGGATTGCAGGTTTTGCGTTTAGTGGCGGTGCGATTGACTTCTTTTTAAGTTCATCACTGCCATTAGCAAACAAACCGTATATGCTTATTTTACAAGGGTTAGTATTTGCTTTAATTTATTATTTCGTGTTTAGATTTGCTATTTTGAAGTTTGATTTGAAAACGCCTGGAAGAACACAAATGAAAGAGAATGTAACGGATTTGAATACATTAAATAAAAATCAAAATAGTAATGATAAATATGACCAACAGGCAGTTGGTATTTTGAAAGGATTAGGTGGAGCAAGTAATATTAAAGAACTGAACTATTGTACTACGCGTCTAAGACTCGAAGTAAAAGATGCAAAATTGATCAATGAGTCACAGATCAAAGATGCAGGAGCATATGGTGTGAAGAAAATTAGCGATGAAAATGTTCATGTTGTCGTGGGTACGCACGTAGAACATGTCGCTGAAGCATTTAAAAAGTGCCTTACTAAAGGTTGA
- a CDS encoding Na+/H+ antiporter NhaC family protein, producing the protein MNMFEVTLVMLLIIVLSIRKMNIVLVLTLASIILGFLAHMDILSMIETYSHGIMNGAEIALSYALLGGFAALISYSGVTEYIVMQVIEKLNLSSTKKHKIIVKIILIMILTTLSMMSQNLIPIHIAFIPIVIPPMLSLFNELQMNRKLIAVILTFGLTFPYMLFPFGFGQIYHKTIQRAFIDQDVTIPFNEIFYAMLYPALGMLIGLVISVFVYNKDRKYRKAFEGGYNQNKVNHKFNNNNNKSKPFKKYDIVVILIAIISMLIVQLYTDSMIFGALCGILSYFLFYIKQWSLLDSKVIEGMQTMAYISMIMLSANGFSHVLTESGKVKEAVNEIGKLENSPDSLVIFVMLIIGLVITLGIGSSFATIPIIGSIFIPLGLELELSLTSLLIIVGTAGALGDAGSPSSDSTLGPTAGLNMDGQHDHINDTCIPTFIYLAIPLFIFGWVSAVIFA; encoded by the coding sequence ATGAATATGTTTGAAGTAACGCTTGTGATGCTATTAATCATAGTTCTTAGCATACGAAAAATGAATATAGTATTAGTGCTAACGTTAGCGAGTATCATATTAGGTTTTTTAGCACATATGGATATACTTTCAATGATTGAAACATATAGCCACGGTATTATGAACGGTGCTGAGATTGCATTAAGTTATGCATTGCTCGGTGGGTTTGCGGCGTTAATATCTTATAGTGGTGTTACAGAGTATATTGTCATGCAAGTGATTGAAAAATTGAATCTTAGTAGTACAAAGAAGCATAAAATTATTGTCAAAATAATTTTGATTATGATTTTAACAACACTATCTATGATGAGTCAAAATTTAATACCGATACACATTGCTTTTATACCAATCGTCATTCCACCAATGTTAAGTTTATTTAACGAGCTTCAAATGAATCGTAAACTCATCGCAGTTATTTTAACTTTTGGATTAACATTTCCATACATGTTATTTCCTTTTGGTTTTGGTCAAATTTATCATAAAACTATTCAAAGGGCGTTTATCGATCAAGATGTGACTATTCCATTTAATGAAATTTTCTATGCAATGCTTTATCCCGCTTTAGGAATGTTGATTGGATTAGTTATTTCAGTATTTGTTTATAATAAGGATAGAAAATATAGAAAAGCTTTTGAAGGTGGGTATAATCAAAACAAGGTAAATCATAAATTTAATAATAATAATAATAAAAGTAAACCATTTAAAAAGTATGATATTGTTGTCATATTGATTGCGATTATAAGTATGTTAATTGTGCAACTTTATACAGACTCAATGATATTTGGAGCCTTATGTGGTATTTTAAGTTATTTTTTATTTTATATTAAGCAATGGTCCTTACTTGATTCGAAAGTTATTGAAGGAATGCAAACGATGGCTTATATATCAATGATTATGTTATCAGCGAATGGTTTTAGTCATGTTCTCACTGAAAGTGGAAAAGTTAAAGAAGCGGTAAATGAAATTGGGAAGTTAGAAAATAGCCCTGATAGTTTAGTGATCTTTGTTATGCTAATCATTGGCTTAGTCATTACGTTAGGTATAGGTTCATCTTTTGCAACAATACCTATTATCGGCTCTATTTTTATTCCACTCGGTTTGGAACTTGAATTATCGTTGACTTCTTTATTAATTATTGTTGGCACAGCAGGAGCATTGGGAGATGCCGGGTCACCGTCAAGTGATTCAACACTTGGTCCGACAGCTGGTTTGAATATGGATGGTCAACATGACCATATTAATGATACTTGTATACCAACCTTTATTTATTTAGCAATTCCCTTATTTATCTTTGGATGGGTGAGTGCTGTCATTTTTGCATAA
- a CDS encoding PTS fructose transporter subunit IIABC, whose product MKITDLLVKENMLMDLKSSSKKEVISELAGVLYKNNFINDLQSFTDAIIAREEQSTTGMGDGIAIPHAKTDAVNKPAIMFGRSRDGVEYEAFDGQPSNLFFMIAAPANGAQTHLDALAKLSGMLMNEEIRNKLLNAESKEEILSIIDQYESDNSEEEEVVDASTSGDKPFIIAVTACPTGIAHTYMAKDALMNKAKEMNVDMKVETNGSSGVKNKLTKEDIEHADGVIVAADVNVDVARFNGKNVVQVPVADGIHKSEELISKAQDSSRVPFKANQSQSEQNQSDEQQGGIGNTIYRHLMNGVSNMLPFVVGGGILIALSFFWGIKSADPDSEQYNVFAEALNTIGGANAFALMVPVLAGFIAMSIADRPGLAPGMVGGMIAMNGNSGFIGGLIAGFLAGYLVQLLKKVFAPLPQALDGLKPMLLYPLFGIAITGLLMIFAINPVASSINEWMNTTLEGLNGSSVIILGLVLGGMMAIDMGGPFNKAAYVFGIAALEGGNAAPITAAMIGGMIPPLAISVATIAFKNKFTPAERASGPTNIIMGLSFITEGAIPFAAQDPLRVIPSMVIASATAAATAMAFGANINAPHGGVFVFWLDKPHLLGLFISLIVGTVIEALLLGVLKPKKA is encoded by the coding sequence ATGAAAATTACAGACCTGCTCGTGAAAGAAAATATGTTAATGGACTTAAAATCGTCTTCTAAAAAAGAAGTAATCTCTGAATTAGCAGGTGTTTTATACAAGAATAACTTTATCAATGATCTACAATCATTCACCGATGCAATCATTGCTCGTGAAGAACAATCAACAACAGGAATGGGTGATGGCATCGCAATTCCTCATGCAAAGACAGATGCTGTCAATAAACCTGCTATCATGTTCGGTCGCTCTAGAGACGGTGTTGAATACGAAGCATTCGATGGTCAACCGTCTAATCTTTTCTTCATGATTGCCGCACCAGCAAATGGTGCTCAAACGCATTTAGATGCACTTGCTAAACTTTCAGGTATGCTAATGAATGAAGAAATACGAAATAAATTATTAAATGCAGAGAGTAAAGAAGAAATTCTAAGCATAATTGATCAATATGAATCAGATAACTCTGAAGAGGAAGAAGTTGTTGACGCTTCAACATCAGGTGATAAACCTTTTATCATCGCTGTCACTGCCTGCCCTACAGGTATCGCTCATACTTATATGGCGAAAGATGCATTGATGAATAAAGCCAAAGAAATGAATGTCGATATGAAAGTCGAAACAAATGGCTCAAGTGGTGTGAAGAACAAACTAACGAAAGAAGATATCGAACATGCTGATGGCGTTATCGTTGCAGCAGATGTTAATGTCGATGTTGCTCGATTTAATGGTAAGAATGTTGTTCAAGTCCCTGTTGCAGACGGTATTCATAAGTCTGAAGAATTAATTAGCAAAGCTCAAGATTCATCGAGAGTTCCTTTCAAAGCTAATCAGTCACAATCAGAGCAAAACCAATCAGATGAACAACAAGGTGGTATTGGTAACACAATATATAGACATCTAATGAATGGTGTATCTAATATGCTTCCATTTGTTGTCGGTGGTGGTATACTCATTGCATTATCTTTCTTCTGGGGAATTAAATCAGCAGACCCTGACAGCGAACAGTATAACGTTTTTGCAGAAGCCTTGAATACAATTGGTGGCGCTAATGCATTCGCACTGATGGTCCCAGTACTTGCAGGGTTTATCGCAATGAGTATTGCAGATAGACCAGGTCTTGCACCAGGTATGGTTGGCGGGATGATTGCAATGAACGGAAATTCTGGTTTTATCGGTGGATTAATTGCAGGATTTTTAGCTGGTTATTTAGTTCAATTACTAAAAAAAGTATTTGCACCACTACCTCAAGCTTTAGATGGATTAAAACCGATGTTATTATACCCATTATTCGGTATTGCAATAACTGGTTTGCTCATGATTTTTGCAATCAACCCAGTCGCAAGTTCAATTAATGAATGGATGAACACAACTCTAGAAGGATTAAATGGTTCAAGTGTTATCATTTTAGGCCTTGTACTTGGAGGAATGATGGCGATTGATATGGGTGGTCCTTTCAATAAAGCAGCGTATGTATTTGGAATCGCAGCACTCGAAGGCGGTAATGCTGCACCAATTACAGCCGCGATGATTGGTGGTATGATCCCTCCACTAGCTATCAGTGTTGCAACCATCGCATTCAAAAATAAGTTTACACCAGCTGAACGTGCATCAGGTCCGACGAACATTATTATGGGACTGTCATTTATTACAGAAGGTGCGATTCCATTCGCAGCACAAGATCCATTACGTGTTATCCCATCAATGGTGATCGCAAGTGCTACAGCTGCTGCAACAGCAATGGCATTTGGTGCAAATATTAATGCACCACACGGCGGTGTATTCGTATTTTGGTTAGACAAACCTCACCTACTCGGATTATTCATTTCATTAATAGTAGGAACAGTAATCGAAGCATTATTACTTGGTGTATTAAAGCCTAAAAAAGCATAA
- a CDS encoding N-acetylglucosaminidase: protein MGHITSSKSTNTSTTKKQPLRQVLHTWELWFLLLMMALIILLVLSEQKSDKEKAMIQSKYSLEENAAMQLDKAQPMMTEGNQFEKAELKDIESAMKLPSSDTTSVQLLKINQYRPLDIKKATQYLKKKGILKGLAKDFDEAGQKHNVDPRYLIAHATIETGHGQSKLAKGIADKEENQTYYNFFGIGAFDSTAISSGTAHAKKEAWTSPEKAIDGGAKFIRDEYFDQGQITLYEMRWNPEKPATHQYATDIKWSLHIGQMMKQLIDETELEENDFRKVVFKDE, encoded by the coding sequence CATACATGGGAACTTTGGTTCTTATTACTTATGATGGCGTTGATTATATTATTAGTACTGTCTGAGCAAAAGTCTGATAAGGAGAAAGCAATGATTCAATCAAAATATAGTTTGGAAGAAAATGCTGCAATGCAACTTGATAAAGCACAACCAATGATGACTGAAGGTAATCAATTTGAAAAAGCAGAGCTAAAAGATATTGAAAGTGCAATGAAATTACCTTCAAGTGATACGACATCTGTGCAGCTTTTGAAGATCAATCAATATCGTCCACTTGATATAAAAAAGGCGACTCAATATTTGAAGAAGAAAGGTATATTAAAAGGATTGGCAAAAGACTTTGATGAAGCAGGGCAAAAACATAACGTTGATCCGAGGTATTTAATCGCACACGCAACAATTGAGACTGGTCATGGTCAATCAAAGCTTGCTAAAGGGATTGCAGATAAAGAAGAAAATCAAACGTATTATAACTTTTTTGGGATTGGTGCATTTGATTCTACTGCAATTTCTTCAGGGACAGCACATGCAAAAAAAGAAGCATGGACATCCCCGGAAAAAGCAATTGACGGTGGTGCAAAGTTTATTCGAGATGAATATTTTGATCAAGGTCAAATCACATTATATGAAATGCGCTGGAATCCAGAGAAACCAGCAACTCATCAATATGCAACAGATATTAAATGGTCACTTCATATCGGTCAAATGATGAAGCAACTCATTGATGAAACAGAACTCGAAGAGAATGATTTTCGGAAAGTGGTTTTTAAAGATGAATAA